The genome window GTTTGACCTGAAGTCGGGTGCTTTTGCACAGAGCATCGGGCATGACAGCCATAATGTGGTTGTGACCGGAACCAACCATGCCGATATGGCACTGGCAGCAAATGCTATTAAGGAGATGAAGGGGGGCATTGTGCTGGTGCAGGATGGAGAGGTGCTGGACAGCCTGTCGCTGCCCTTTGCCGGGTTGTTGAGCCCTGACCCAGTGGAAGAGGTGGCCCTGGAACTGGATGGATTGCATGGAACAATTAAGGAAATGGGGTGTACTCTGCCTGCGCCATTTATTACACACTCTTTCATTGCACTGCCTGTGATTCCTAAGCTGCGGCTGACAGACATGGGGCTGTTCGATGTAGAAAGATTTGAGATGATCGAGGTTATTATTGGGACTAAAAAATAGAGTACTATCTCATCCAGCCAATAATATGACATTAAGGTACAAATATTTGGATATTAAAATAAAATCAATATTTTTATTTACCAGTATCTGAATTTCACCCTCCTGAGGAGGCACTAAGCATGTCTAATAAATTCAATCTCATAATATTAATATTATTACTGTTCATCATACTGGCAACATCTGGTTGTACTACAAATGTGGGAAAATACGAGTTAGAATATAATGAACGGGAACTAACAGAAGAAAACTGGTGCCCGGAAGGGACAATTTTTAGTATCTCTAACGACCAGACCGATGAAGGATATTTAATGCGATATGCTGGAATTGAAAAAATAGATGGTATTGATATGTGCAATCTATGTAGCGAGATTACTAATGAGAACGGCACTATGCAAATAGATTGTCTTTCTGACTATTCTGGTGATTATTTTATATTCAGAATCCTGGACGAAGACGGTAAAGTCCTGATGGTCTTATAAGAATTTACTAATAGATACTTAAGTATGAATATAATGGTAGTTTTAACGATACATACCGCAATAACTACCATGCCGACATGGCACTTGCACCCAATATCACTGAGGAGATGAAGGGGGGGGCATTGATACTGGTTACGAAGCTATCAACAAGAACAGCCATGCCGGTATAAATAAAATATTCCCATCCTCTTTCAGTATATCCTTTGTCACCACAATCCCCTTCGCATCAAATTCCTCGCAGAACTTAACCATCCCCTTCAGGTCGCGTTTATCAATCTCATTTGAGTACTTGACTTCAATAGGAACAACCTCATTTTTTAATGTGGCCACCATATCCACTTCATTTCTCGACCTGTCCAGCCAGTAGAATATCTTTGGGAACAATTCCCGCTTTTTCAGGGAAAAAATATGTAAGAACACAAGGTTCTCCACGATCTTTGTTTTCTCAAGTTCATCAATTTCCTTCATTAAAAGAGAATTACGAAGACCACAATCCATAAAGAACAATTTTTTCTCCTTCCGTGTGGATGTTACCTGCTTTTTCGAATAAAAATAAGCAGTATAAACTAAGAAACATTCCTCCAAATACGAAATATAATTCTTCACAGTATCCACCTTCACACCCAGCACCTGTGCAAAAGTGGAATAATTCATTCTCCTGGACATAACATCAGAAAGCAGGTCTGTCAGGTCACTCAATACCCGCGGCTCTTTGATATCTTTCAGGTCCAGTATATCCCTGTTGATGGTCAGGGTCTTATACTGCTTCAGTACTTCATAGGCCCTTTCCACATCCTTGATGTAAAAAACTTCAGGGTACCCGCCCTTTATGATATATTCATCCAGTGTAATAAACAGCTCCTGTTTTTCCAGTATAAGACTGTCGTGTGCCTTCTTGATGTCATTATAATCCCTGAAGTCCGCTTGAACATCTATGCCGGTAAATTCCGAAAAATTCAGGGGCAATATCAGATGAAAATTAATCCTTCCAAGCAGACTCTCCCCACTGCCCTTTAGAATCCTCAGTGAAGAAGAGACGGAAACTATAAATTTTATATTGAGGCCCAGGTCCTGCCAGTACTTCAGCATATTTCCCCAATCGTCCAGCTTGTGGATCTCATCCAGGAAGATATACACTTTACTGCTCAACCGATCTATTGGTTCCTTGACAATGGTGTTGGAAAAATCCCTCATAGTATTGTCAAAATCATGCTGCATCTCCAGCCTGATCTTTGGGTTATCAAAGGAAATGAATAAAATGTTTTTCTCGCTGACCCTATTGTTGAGTAAATGGTCTATCAGGTCATACATCATCGTAGTTTTACCCGTCCTCCTGGGTCCCAGCAGGCATGTTAACTTGTCATCTTCAAGTTCTTCCAGCAGATTGCTAAATTCTGCTCGTTTGAGCCTGCCCAGTTTCGACCCGCTGACACTTTTTGTCTTCCACCATAAGTTCTGAATTATAATTTCTTCATACATAATTCCAGTATAAAGTATGTATTATACATCAATCTTTCCATTGTAGAGTATAAGTTTATAGTATTTTTTTCCGTTTTGAAGTAGAAGATACCGAACTACTGTCGCACCCCGGGAAAAAAGAGTGGTTTAACTTCCAGGATACTCTGGGGTGATACTATCCCCTGTGTCACTATCGCCAGTGTCACTATCCCCTGTGTCACTATCGCCAGTGTCACTATCACCAGCGTTACTATCGCCAGTGTCACTAACCCCAATATTACGACAGGCAAACGATAACCTCCATTGGAAAGTGTTTTATCTCATCTCAATAAAAAGGATTGAATGGTAATATTGAATTCACAGGTAATTTCAATGAGTCAACAAAATAAAGATGAGCTAATAACAAAGATCCATGAACTAAAAGAATCGCGTAATGCCGTCATCCTGGCCCATAATTACCAGAGGGGGGAAATCCAGGATATTGCAGATTTCGTTGGGGACAGCCTGGGATTGAGCCAGCAGGCTGCAAAACATGATGCCGATGTCATAGTATTTTGCGGCGTGGACTTCATGGCTGAAAGTGCTGCCATCCTTAGTCCGGACAAGACCGTCCTGATGCCTGAATTATCATCACAATGTCC of ANME-2 cluster archaeon contains these proteins:
- a CDS encoding ATP-binding protein, which codes for MYEEIIIQNLWWKTKSVSGSKLGRLKRAEFSNLLEELEDDKLTCLLGPRRTGKTTMMYDLIDHLLNNRVSEKNILFISFDNPKIRLEMQHDFDNTMRDFSNTIVKEPIDRLSSKVYIFLDEIHKLDDWGNMLKYWQDLGLNIKFIVSVSSSLRILKGSGESLLGRINFHLILPLNFSEFTGIDVQADFRDYNDIKKAHDSLILEKQELFITLDEYIIKGGYPEVFYIKDVERAYEVLKQYKTLTINRDILDLKDIKEPRVLSDLTDLLSDVMSRRMNYSTFAQVLGVKVDTVKNYISYLEECFLVYTAYFYSKKQVTSTRKEKKLFFMDCGLRNSLLMKEIDELEKTKIVENLVFLHIFSLKKRELFPKIFYWLDRSRNEVDMVATLKNEVVPIEVKYSNEIDKRDLKGMVKFCEEFDAKGIVVTKDILKEDGNILFIPAWLFLLIAS